One region of Salvelinus namaycush isolate Seneca chromosome 3, SaNama_1.0, whole genome shotgun sequence genomic DNA includes:
- the LOC120044155 gene encoding BTB/POZ domain-containing protein 17-like yields the protein MPNRISVLREKRHDCAVDLVLNGIPSSSLPAAALKQEVALENGATTLNHSMAMVQRMEGLLAQGNGSDVALRVQTVNTDEVKVIQAHTLVLSLQSEVFEELLLSHNTSTLVLREPADCAAVFDKFIRYLYCGDISVRLDQAIPLHKLASKYRVWSLQQGLSQYMTGHLSSDSPTGHVVGWYQYAMQIDDANLRDSCLQYLSWNLSSVLQSGEWGSISDDLLLSLMQRSDLILQSELELYEALEAWIGQNQPAGLTVENALRQVRYGMIPPQHLFRLQKQSPVMLKYYESIRDLLFLAFQFHSASPVQLAKYFDVNCSIFTPRNYLSPSWGSPWVINNPTRDDRSFSFQTQLGPSGSDASKRVTWNALFSPRWLPLSVRSAYTNEMQATRTDGGRPRIIVTPATSSPDFAGVSFQKTVIVTARQGGKMVVRHVYNFHQSTEEAGDFLVEADLHRRASEYLIDSSLYLHVMVKPLYHSLIVARK from the exons ATGCCAAATCGTATCAGCGtcctgagggagaagaggcaCGACTGTGCTG TTGACCTGGTGTTGAACGGGATCCCTTCATCTTCTCTTCCTGCAGCCGCGCTGAAGCAGGAGGTGGCACTGGAGAATGGCGCCACAACGCTGAACCACTCCATGGCAATGGTGCAGCGCATGGAGGGTCTGCTGGCCCAAGGCAATGGCAGCGATGTGGCCCTCCGCGTGCAGACGGTAAACACAGATGAGGTGAAGGTGATCCAGGCGCACACGCTGGTGCTCTCGCTGCAGAGCGAGGTGTTTGAGGAGCTGCTGCTCAGCCACAACACCAGCACCTTGGTCCTGAGGGAGCCTGCCGACTGTGCTGCTGTCTTTGACAAGTTCATCAG GTACCTCTACTGCGGTGACATCTCCGTGCGCCTGGACCAGGCAATCCCTCTGCACAAGCTGGCCAGCAAGTACCGTGTGTGGAGCCTCCAGCAGGGTCTGAGCCAGTACATGACGGGGCACCTGTCCAGCGACTCCCCGACCGGCCACGTGGTTGGCTGGTACCAGTACGCCATGCAGATCGACGACGCCAACCTGAGGGACAGCTGCCTCCAGTACCTCTCCTGGAACCTGTCGTCGGTGTTGCAGAGCGGCGAGTGGGGCTCCATCAGCGACGACCTGCTGCTGTCCCTGATGCAGCGCTCCGACCTCATCCTGCAGAGCGAGCTGGAGCTCTACGAGGCCCTGGAAGCCTGGATTGGCCAGAACCAGCCGGCCGGCCTAACGGTGGAGAATGCCCTGAGGCAGGTGCGCTATGGCATGATCCCCCCGCAGCACCTGTTCCGTCTGCAGAAGCAGTCACCAGTCATGCTGAAATACTACGAGTCCATCCGTGACCTGCTCTTCCTGGCCTTCCAGTTCCACTCGGCCTCGCCCGTCCAGCTGGCCAAATACTTTGACGTCAACTGCAGCATATTCACGCCACGCAACTACCTGTCACCGTCCTGGGGCTCTCCGTGGGTCATCAACAACCCCACGCGCGACGACCGCAGCTTCAGCTTCCAGACCCAGCTGGGCCCCAGCGGCAGCGACGCCAGCAAGCGGGTGACCTGGAACGCCCTGTTCTCCCCGCGCTGGCTCCCGCTCAGCGTGCGCTCTGCCTATACAAACGAGATGCAGGCCACACGCACTGACGGCGGTCGTCCTCGCATCATCGTCACCCCAGCCACTTCCAGCCCCGACTTCGCCGGTGTGAGCTTCCAGAAGACGGTGATTGTGACGGCGAGGCAGGGGGGTAAAATGGTGGTTCGTCACGTCTACAACTTCCACCAGAGCACTGAGGAGGCCGGGGATTTCCTGGTGGAAGCCGACCTTCACCGCCGGGCGTCTGAATACCTCATCGACAGCTCCCTCTACCTGCACGTCATGGTAAAGCCCCTTTACCACAGCCTCATCGTTGCCAGGAAATAG